In Vicingus serpentipes, the following are encoded in one genomic region:
- the rimP gene encoding ribosome assembly cofactor RimP, giving the protein MITKEQILSLIDEKLKDEELFLVDLEILPGNVINIELDGYDGVTIKDCVDFSRQIEHNLDREEEDFELHVSSPGLDKPFRVFQQYEKNIGREVKVIPNEGKVVKGELVEVDEEKITIEYSFKQKIEGKKKKETITEQEIIPFVNIKETTIIISFK; this is encoded by the coding sequence ATGATTACAAAAGAACAAATATTAAGTTTGATTGATGAAAAACTAAAAGACGAGGAATTGTTTTTAGTTGATTTAGAAATATTGCCTGGCAATGTTATTAATATTGAACTAGATGGCTATGATGGTGTAACTATAAAAGATTGTGTTGATTTTAGTCGTCAAATAGAACATAATTTAGATAGAGAGGAAGAAGATTTTGAATTACACGTTTCTTCACCCGGGTTAGATAAACCATTTAGAGTTTTTCAGCAATATGAAAAAAATATTGGAAGGGAAGTTAAAGTGATACCTAATGAAGGTAAAGTTGTGAAAGGGGAATTGGTAGAGGTTGATGAAGAAAAAATAACTATTGAATATTCTTTCAAACAAAAGATTGAAGGGAAAAAGAAAAAAGAAACAATTACAGAACAAGAAATAATACCATTTGTTAATATAAAAGAAACAACAATAATAATATCGTTTAAATAA
- the rplI gene encoding 50S ribosomal protein L9: MKVILKENIENLGFKDEVVDVKNGYGRNYLIPKGVASLATKSALKVLEENLKQRAVKDKKVKEEAVKTANALKETVVKVGAKAGEKGKIFGSINTIQLAEAIEKLGFTIERKYIKIKGEPIKNLGAYEADIRLHKDVDATVKFEVVEDK; the protein is encoded by the coding sequence ATGAAAGTTATATTAAAAGAAAATATAGAAAACCTAGGGTTTAAAGATGAAGTAGTTGATGTTAAAAATGGCTACGGAAGAAATTATTTAATTCCTAAGGGTGTAGCAAGTTTAGCTACTAAATCAGCTTTAAAAGTTCTTGAGGAAAACCTTAAGCAAAGAGCTGTAAAAGATAAAAAAGTTAAAGAAGAGGCTGTTAAAACTGCTAATGCATTAAAAGAAACTGTAGTTAAAGTTGGTGCTAAAGCTGGTGAAAAAGGGAAAATCTTTGGATCTATTAATACTATTCAATTAGCTGAGGCAATCGAGAAATTAGGATTTACTATCGAAAGAAAGTATATTAAAATTAAAGGTGAGCCAATTAAGAATCTTGGAGCTTACGAAGCAGACATTAGATTGCATAAAGATGTTGATGCTACTGTGAAATTCGAAGTTGTTGAAGATAAATAA
- the rpsR gene encoding 30S ribosomal protein S18 produces the protein MSENTSEIRYLTPPNIELDREKYCRFKKNKIKYIDYKDEKFLLQFVNEQGKVLPRRITGTSLKYQRKVGQAIKRARHLALMPYVADMLK, from the coding sequence ATGTCAGAAAATACTTCAGAAATAAGATATCTTACTCCTCCTAATATTGAATTAGACAGAGAGAAATACTGTAGATTTAAGAAAAATAAAATAAAATATATTGACTATAAAGACGAAAAGTTTTTACTTCAGTTTGTAAACGAACAAGGTAAAGTTTTACCAAGAAGAATTACTGGGACATCTTTAAAGTACCAAAGAAAAGTTGGTCAAGCAATTAAGAGAGCTAGACATTTGGCTTTAATGCCTTATGTAGCTGATATGTTAAAATAA
- the rpsF gene encoding 30S ribosomal protein S6: MTKRYETVFILTPVLSGEQVKEAVGTMKNKLKEAGAKILHEEDWGLRKLAYPIQKKSTGFYHLFEFEAEGEIIADYELGLKRDEKVMRFLTVSMDKHAIAFAESRPKRNSK, from the coding sequence ATGACAAAACGTTACGAAACTGTTTTCATTTTAACTCCCGTTTTATCTGGTGAACAGGTAAAGGAAGCAGTAGGAACAATGAAGAACAAGCTTAAAGAAGCTGGTGCAAAAATTTTGCACGAAGAAGATTGGGGGCTACGTAAGTTAGCTTATCCTATCCAAAAAAAATCAACCGGATTTTACCACTTATTTGAATTTGAGGCTGAAGGTGAAATAATTGCAGATTATGAATTAGGTTTAAAAAGAGACGAAAAAGTAATGCGTTTCTTAACTGTATCTATGGATAAACATGCAATTGCTTTTGCAGAATCAAGACCAAAAAGAAATTCAAAATAA
- a CDS encoding DNA polymerase III subunit gamma/tau — MENFVVSARKYRPVTFDSVVGQAAITSTLKNAIKTEHLAQAFLFCGPRGVGKTTCARILAKTINCFNITDGIEACDKCESCKSFNEGHSLNVYELDAASNNSVDDIRNLISQVSFAPQLGTHKVYIIDEVHMLSAAAFNAFLKTLEEPPKHAIFILATTEKHKIIPTILSRCQIFDFNRIQIEDIASHLANIANKETIQAETDALHIIAQKADGALRDALSIFDQIVSFSGNNITYQDVIDNLNILDYDYYFKLTDAIFTKNISECLLIFNEILNKGFDGHNFINGLAEHIRNLLVCQDASTISLLEVGENIKEKYKQQAQSNSTPLYLEFLNIISKADTSYKSSKNHRLLVEIMLMQLCSASSSNEKKKP; from the coding sequence ATGGAAAATTTCGTTGTTTCGGCTAGAAAGTATCGTCCAGTAACATTTGACTCTGTTGTTGGTCAAGCTGCTATTACCTCTACCCTAAAAAACGCGATTAAGACAGAACATTTAGCTCAAGCATTTCTTTTTTGTGGACCTAGAGGTGTTGGAAAAACTACCTGTGCAAGAATTTTAGCTAAAACAATAAACTGTTTTAACATTACCGATGGTATTGAAGCATGCGATAAATGTGAGTCTTGTAAGTCATTTAACGAAGGACATTCATTAAATGTTTATGAATTAGATGCTGCTTCAAACAATTCTGTAGACGACATAAGAAATTTAATTAGTCAAGTAAGTTTTGCTCCACAACTTGGAACTCATAAAGTTTACATAATTGATGAGGTTCACATGCTATCTGCAGCAGCTTTTAACGCCTTTTTAAAGACTTTAGAAGAACCTCCAAAACACGCTATATTTATTTTAGCTACTACTGAAAAACATAAAATTATACCCACTATTTTATCAAGATGTCAGATTTTCGATTTCAATCGTATACAAATTGAAGATATTGCATCTCACTTAGCCAATATAGCAAACAAAGAAACTATTCAAGCAGAAACTGATGCTCTTCATATAATTGCCCAAAAAGCAGATGGTGCGTTAAGAGATGCGCTATCAATTTTCGACCAAATTGTAAGTTTTTCAGGTAACAATATTACCTACCAAGATGTTATTGATAATTTAAATATACTTGATTATGATTATTATTTTAAATTAACTGATGCTATTTTTACTAAAAACATTAGCGAATGTCTTTTAATTTTTAATGAAATCTTAAATAAAGGTTTTGATGGACACAACTTTATTAATGGTTTAGCTGAGCACATAAGAAACTTATTAGTTTGTCAAGATGCATCTACTATAAGTTTACTTGAAGTTGGTGAGAATATTAAGGAAAAATATAAACAACAAGCACAGAGCAATTCAACACCTCTTTATCTTGAATTTTTAAACATTATTTCAAAAGCTGACACTTCTTATAAAAGTAGTAAAAATCATCGACTGCTTGTAGAAATTATGTTAATGCAATTATGCTCTGCTAGCTCTAGCAACGAAAAAAAAAAGCCTTAA
- a CDS encoding site-specific integrase has protein sequence MIAKAVFHQGKVKIHYQNKTRAKRINTGVTITSASEISKDGRLKSTVKDVERKQVIINKFKKDAQDLVDGHFHKHDNYPTGDEFNKLWSKRDNLLVRSERLLDFYDRFLAWKPKDRNIKKLSSLKDYNSLKKNLTDYESFLGEEIMLGDINKEWLGEFEAYLTGCKDDSYTSKTNHKLETRKKRIRTLKAFFNWMDESDLFTIPKALSNFKSEQGVAETVKAVLTKAEVIKLYKKKFSDPKKEFIKDVFVFTCYTGLRFSDLISLTKRHIKELDSAGTTIIKKAVKTGYEFSIPLNKVALEILELYDYDFSRYDNANFNKYLHILLKETEMFDDELDFEEEVKERWECLSIHRGRDTFITLLIQERVPLNEIMKYTGHRSVSNLNKYIDTKGELINYTKELI, from the coding sequence ATGATAGCAAAAGCAGTATTTCATCAAGGTAAAGTAAAAATTCATTACCAAAATAAAACAAGAGCTAAAAGAATTAACACTGGCGTAACTATTACCTCAGCTTCTGAAATATCAAAAGATGGGAGGCTAAAATCTACTGTTAAAGATGTTGAAAGAAAACAAGTAATAATCAACAAATTTAAAAAAGATGCTCAGGACTTAGTTGATGGACACTTTCATAAACACGACAACTACCCTACTGGAGACGAATTCAATAAACTTTGGTCAAAAAGAGATAATCTGTTAGTTCGCTCAGAGAGACTGTTAGATTTCTATGATAGATTTTTAGCATGGAAACCAAAAGACAGAAATATTAAAAAGCTATCTTCATTAAAAGATTATAATAGCTTAAAGAAAAATCTAACTGATTACGAAAGTTTTCTCGGAGAAGAAATAATGCTCGGTGATATCAATAAGGAATGGTTAGGAGAATTTGAGGCATATTTAACAGGTTGTAAAGATGATAGCTATACTTCTAAAACGAATCATAAACTTGAAACACGAAAAAAGCGAATTAGAACACTAAAAGCTTTTTTTAACTGGATGGATGAAAGCGATTTATTCACTATTCCAAAAGCATTAAGTAATTTTAAAAGTGAACAAGGTGTTGCTGAAACTGTAAAAGCAGTATTAACCAAAGCTGAAGTAATTAAACTATATAAAAAAAAGTTTTCTGACCCAAAAAAGGAATTTATAAAAGATGTATTTGTGTTCACTTGCTATACTGGGTTGAGGTTTTCAGATTTAATTAGCTTGACTAAACGACATATTAAAGAATTAGATTCAGCAGGAACAACTATAATAAAAAAAGCAGTCAAAACAGGCTATGAATTTTCTATTCCTTTAAATAAAGTCGCTCTTGAAATCTTAGAGCTTTATGATTATGATTTTTCAAGATATGACAATGCTAATTTTAACAAGTACCTACACATTCTTTTGAAAGAAACAGAAATGTTTGATGATGAACTGGATTTTGAAGAAGAGGTTAAAGAAAGATGGGAGTGCTTATCCATTCATAGAGGGCGAGACACTTTCATAACACTATTAATACAAGAGCGTGTTCCATTGAATGAAATAATGAAGTACACAGGTCACAGGTCTGTTTCTAACCTCAACAAATATATCGACACTAAAGGGGAGTTGATTAATTATACAAAAGAGTTGATATAA
- a CDS encoding fibrobacter succinogenes major paralogous domain-containing protein → MKKLIYFTSIALIILSSCSKESNDVAPIPTLTTTPTPSPSPSPSPSPSIVSNPGNGVTDLDGNSYPSIVLGNGQEWMGENLKTTKYSNGDSIPEITNGGQWSGLATGAYCWYNNDSASYETPYGKLYNWFTVADSRNACPTGWRVPSDDDWKMLEYYLGMDSVELDSINIMTRGTDEGGKLKETGSTHWSITNIGATNEINFTAVPAGYRDVTSSFNVINGATWFWSSNAFDTQNAISRALPGGGTEITRWTDDKGEGYSVRCIKN, encoded by the coding sequence ATGAAAAAATTAATTTATTTTACTTCAATTGCTCTTATAATTTTAAGTTCGTGCTCTAAAGAAAGTAATGATGTAGCTCCAATACCTACATTAACAACAACTCCCACACCTTCACCTTCACCTTCACCTTCACCTTCACCTTCAATTGTGAGTAATCCTGGAAATGGAGTTACCGATTTAGATGGAAATTCTTATCCAAGTATTGTTTTGGGAAATGGTCAAGAATGGATGGGTGAAAACTTAAAAACAACTAAATATTCAAACGGTGACAGCATACCAGAAATTACAAATGGAGGTCAATGGTCAGGGTTAGCTACTGGAGCATATTGCTGGTACAACAATGATTCTGCTTCTTATGAAACCCCTTATGGTAAACTTTATAATTGGTTCACAGTTGCTGACTCAAGAAATGCATGTCCTACTGGCTGGAGAGTTCCTTCAGATGATGACTGGAAGATGTTAGAGTATTATTTAGGTATGGACTCTGTAGAGTTGGACTCAATAAACATTATGACAAGAGGAACTGACGAGGGTGGAAAACTTAAGGAAACAGGAAGTACTCATTGGTCAATTACAAATATAGGAGCCACTAACGAAATAAATTTTACCGCTGTTCCTGCAGGATATAGAGATGTTACTTCAAGTTTTAATGTCATCAATGGAGCGACATGGTTTTGGTCATCAAATGCTTTTGATACTCAAAATGCTATTTCAAGAGCTCTACCAGGAGGTGGAACTGAAATTACACGATGGACTGATGATAAAGGAGAAGGTTACTCTGTTAGGTGTATAAAAAATTAA
- a CDS encoding helix-turn-helix domain-containing protein, whose translation MGNNANDINILPILIQMLLNGVEENHLDEYICKWILDEKSKKAFFTSLPDKLLTLCSQIKRKELENKVKLQHTIKNVSKKLYKVKEAAKLLNLSEPKLREMIADGTINTVNPSKSPRGTKICSSEIERLMQ comes from the coding sequence ATGGGAAACAATGCTAACGATATAAATATATTACCTATTCTAATACAGATGCTTCTGAATGGAGTTGAAGAGAATCATTTAGATGAATATATTTGTAAGTGGATATTAGATGAAAAATCCAAAAAAGCATTTTTCACTTCATTACCTGACAAGCTTCTGACACTCTGCTCACAAATTAAAAGGAAAGAGCTTGAAAATAAAGTAAAACTTCAACATACTATAAAGAATGTTTCTAAGAAACTTTATAAAGTTAAAGAGGCAGCGAAGCTCCTTAACTTATCAGAGCCAAAACTAAGAGAAATGATTGCAGATGGAACAATTAACACTGTTAATCCAAGTAAATCTCCAAGAGGAACAAAGATTTGTTCTTCTGAAATTGAACGATTAATGCAATAA
- the galE gene encoding UDP-glucose 4-epimerase GalE, whose translation MQILITGGAGYIGSHTIIDILENTDWKVISLDDYSTSSEDTYARIERITGKKISYHKVDLKNFNEVLEVVSQYQNIEGIIHFAAHKWVGDSVENPLKYYENNLGGLVNILKIQKDQKIPNFIFSSSCSVYGNITELPVTESSKLNFPESPYAYTKQVGENIISDFIKANKSLKAISLRYFNPVGAHNSGLNGEIQPQANNLLPYITQTAIGRLKEFQVYGSDYATKDGSCVRDYIHVSDIAHAHVLALKKLSEDKGSLNYDVINLGSGNGVSVFEIINAFEKENNLKLNYSVGPRRDGDVESIYSNSAKAKEILGWEPQFGIKEMVISAWKWEQYLSENIDY comes from the coding sequence ATGCAAATTTTAATAACAGGAGGAGCTGGGTATATTGGTTCTCATACAATAATAGATATTTTAGAAAATACAGATTGGAAAGTAATCTCTTTAGATGATTATTCTACCTCTTCTGAAGATACTTATGCTCGAATAGAACGAATTACAGGCAAGAAAATAAGCTACCATAAAGTCGACCTTAAAAATTTTAATGAAGTTTTAGAGGTTGTTAGTCAATACCAAAATATTGAAGGAATTATCCATTTTGCAGCTCATAAATGGGTTGGAGATTCAGTAGAAAATCCTTTAAAATATTATGAGAATAATTTAGGAGGTTTGGTAAATATTCTAAAGATTCAAAAAGACCAAAAAATACCAAACTTTATATTTTCTTCTTCTTGTTCAGTTTACGGAAACATTACAGAATTACCTGTTACTGAAAGTTCTAAATTGAATTTCCCTGAATCGCCTTATGCTTACACTAAACAGGTTGGCGAGAATATAATTTCTGACTTTATAAAAGCGAACAAATCTTTAAAAGCCATTAGCTTAAGATATTTCAATCCAGTTGGAGCTCATAATAGTGGTTTAAATGGAGAAATCCAACCGCAGGCAAATAATTTGTTGCCATACATTACTCAAACTGCAATAGGTAGATTAAAGGAGTTTCAGGTTTATGGAAGTGATTACGCTACAAAGGATGGTTCTTGTGTTCGAGATTATATTCATGTTAGTGATATTGCTCATGCTCATGTTTTAGCATTAAAAAAATTAAGTGAAGATAAAGGAAGTCTAAATTATGATGTAATCAATTTAGGAAGTGGAAATGGAGTGAGTGTTTTTGAAATAATAAATGCTTTTGAGAAAGAGAATAATCTAAAATTAAATTATTCTGTAGGGCCAAGACGAGATGGTGATGTGGAGAGTATTTATTCAAATTCAGCAAAAGCAAAAGAAATATTAGGCTGGGAACCTCAATTTGGAATAAAAGAAATGGTCATTTCTGCTTGGAAGTGGGAACAATATTTGTCGGAAAATATAGATTACTAG
- the wecB gene encoding non-hydrolyzing UDP-N-acetylglucosamine 2-epimerase gives MKILTILGARPQFIKAGALSREFSKHNQIDEVIVHTGQHFDKNMSDVFFDEMEIPKPKYNLGINSLTHGAMTGRMIEEIEKILFKESPDLLLVYGDTNSTLAGALAAKKMHIPVAHVEAGLRSFNMKMPEEINRILTDRISDYLFCPTEQSFENLKKEGFDNLENKVVNVGDVMNDAVLFYSMKPNERNILKLDNDYILCTIHRQENTDDIKRLTDIISAINELSKSVKVLIPLHPRTKQKIKDLNIKVEADIVEPVGYVQMLNLIKNSRLVLTDSGGIQKEAYILKKYCVTLRNETEWVELINNGVNVLVGADKAKIISAVRDRLNASFNSDVNLYGGGTASKKIIDYLLSDFKCKF, from the coding sequence ATGAAGATTCTTACAATTCTAGGAGCTAGACCTCAATTTATAAAAGCAGGAGCATTAAGTAGAGAATTCAGTAAACACAATCAAATAGATGAGGTAATAGTTCATACAGGCCAACATTTCGATAAAAACATGTCAGATGTGTTTTTTGATGAAATGGAGATTCCTAAGCCTAAATATAATTTAGGGATTAATAGTCTAACTCATGGTGCTATGACGGGTCGTATGATAGAAGAAATTGAAAAGATTTTATTTAAAGAATCTCCAGATTTATTATTGGTTTATGGAGATACTAATTCAACTTTAGCAGGAGCATTAGCAGCTAAAAAAATGCATATACCTGTAGCGCATGTTGAGGCTGGATTAAGAAGTTTTAATATGAAAATGCCAGAGGAGATTAATAGAATATTGACAGATAGAATATCTGATTATTTGTTTTGCCCAACAGAGCAATCATTTGAAAATTTAAAGAAAGAAGGATTTGATAATTTAGAAAATAAAGTAGTAAATGTTGGGGATGTTATGAATGATGCAGTTTTATTTTATTCGATGAAACCTAATGAACGTAATATACTTAAGTTGGATAATGACTATATTTTGTGTACGATTCATAGACAAGAAAATACGGATGATATAAAAAGACTAACAGATATAATTAGCGCAATAAATGAGCTGAGCAAGAGTGTAAAAGTTTTAATCCCATTACATCCAAGAACTAAGCAAAAAATAAAAGACCTTAATATTAAGGTTGAAGCAGATATTGTAGAACCTGTTGGGTATGTTCAAATGCTTAATTTGATTAAAAACTCAAGACTTGTTTTAACTGATAGCGGAGGAATTCAAAAGGAAGCATATATTCTAAAAAAATACTGTGTAACATTGAGAAATGAAACAGAATGGGTAGAATTGATAAATAATGGTGTAAATGTTTTAGTTGGAGCAGATAAAGCGAAAATTATTTCCGCTGTTAGAGATAGGTTGAATGCTAGCTTTAATAGTGATGTAAATCTTTATGGAGGGGGAACAGCCTCTAAAAAAATTATTGACTATTTATTAAGTGATTTTAAATGCAAATTTTAA
- a CDS encoding PKD domain-containing protein gives MIYAQEYFHYNYPESNSCLIENNVYFDWVTNADTSILQISSFENFSSLIVDTTITGFSDLTVNITNSNQMYFWRVFNNESISKVDSFYLFDIYGYSLGLWLKNDSLLVVDSTNKILSWGDVSGNSYIFNQNDTLKSPQKKNNQLNGYSSLSFDGLNDFLIGQDILDIGKKSRTSFVVCKNSNVFPGYFYSKGDYASTNSYGLGFFGDGRLAHLYIDNSNKSAAKFFNNNNFTIYSTVLDRNNMMNQIRFNNLDSFSVFGIQDTSYLFDNSNSFYLGKASNFHLNGEIFEVIFFDEVLSNTEINYVHQYLRYKYTPPVNLGEDIYIPYGFCDTVIYAYKDWFLNYLWSDGSLLDSILIHKTGTYSINVTETFGNNSSDTIDVWYPGDFMIFKQDTITLCQGDTLDINIRLNHFGYDFLWSDNSSDSILRVAESGDYWVKVMDTLGCFQYSDTLTILLDSFSTQTSLGLDKIVCKYENLGLEIDNGGINYLWSTSDTSYQIKVDTSGLYWVQVRNILGCIAKDSINIIVNGIAPTVLFTTNGICENAPTTFNNNSFTSDGSNIIDWHWDFGDGDTSNIQSPQNKYDTAGVYNVVLQVLTDSGCVNSVQQQITIHKKPTAGFFPANGLICSNQNATFSNNSFSSDGIINSWDWDFGVTGLLDTSSLENGVYSFPNSGSFNVQLISLTEYGCSDTVSQFVNVKQTPTASFLIQDSCDNSPVGFINTSEGNLFSVFWDFGDFNSSTLNNPNHIYNTAGVYNTKLIVKDLNGCWDTLVSPITINENPEANFINDDYCVLSTIQLYDSSSTNSGFIDQWEWSILNTDYNSIIQNPQFLFNTSDTGVFNLKLKVANSFGCLDSVTKVISIYPLPVPEFTFSPQIGLPPLEVHFTNNSTGANTYEWDFGDNNISTSFDPVYTYTDSNIFDVKLTATSLYGCKDSVENTIQVINPIVDVAVRDVIYSLLPNSDLMRLTVQLDNVGVVSIQTLDLMLFNSSTGKVLEKWEGNILPNTQELVELSSIIEVPRGEIPDVICVEALMPNNSIDADDSNNEFCKSLLKFDLINIYPNPTINELNMELIFPESNQLEITLFNEIGKKVSMLYNGITEKGLNRYGFLLGSYSNGIYFVEIRFKDESIKKKIMIN, from the coding sequence TTGATTTACGCTCAGGAATATTTTCATTATAATTATCCAGAGTCAAATTCATGTTTAATCGAAAATAATGTATATTTTGATTGGGTTACAAATGCAGATACTTCAATACTTCAAATTTCTTCTTTTGAAAATTTTTCTTCTTTAATAGTTGATACTACTATTACAGGTTTCTCTGACTTGACTGTAAATATAACCAATTCTAATCAGATGTATTTTTGGAGGGTTTTTAATAATGAGAGTATATCAAAAGTAGATTCTTTCTATTTGTTTGATATTTATGGTTATTCTTTGGGGCTTTGGTTGAAAAATGATAGTTTATTAGTTGTTGATTCTACTAATAAAATCTTGAGTTGGGGTGACGTTAGTGGAAATAGTTATATTTTTAATCAAAATGATACATTAAAATCTCCTCAAAAAAAAAATAATCAATTGAATGGCTATTCCAGTTTGTCTTTTGATGGCTTAAATGATTTTTTAATTGGACAGGATATTCTTGATATAGGGAAGAAGAGTAGAACAAGTTTTGTTGTTTGTAAAAACAGTAATGTTTTCCCTGGCTACTTTTATAGTAAGGGCGATTATGCGTCTACTAATAGTTATGGGCTAGGTTTTTTTGGTGATGGTAGACTTGCTCACCTATATATTGATAACTCAAATAAATCTGCAGCTAAGTTTTTTAATAATAATAATTTTACTATTTATTCAACAGTATTAGATAGAAATAATATGATGAATCAAATAAGATTTAATAATTTGGATAGCTTTTCAGTATTCGGAATACAAGATACTTCTTACCTTTTTGATAATTCTAACTCTTTCTATTTAGGGAAAGCAAGTAATTTCCATTTGAATGGAGAAATTTTTGAAGTGATATTTTTTGATGAGGTGCTTAGTAATACAGAAATTAATTATGTACATCAGTATCTAAGATACAAATATACCCCTCCTGTTAATTTGGGCGAAGATATATATATCCCGTATGGCTTTTGTGATACCGTAATTTATGCCTATAAAGATTGGTTTTTAAATTATTTGTGGTCTGATGGAAGTTTACTGGATAGTATTTTGATTCATAAGACTGGAACTTATTCTATTAATGTTACAGAAACTTTTGGTAACAATTCATCCGATACAATTGATGTTTGGTACCCCGGTGATTTCATGATATTTAAGCAAGATACAATTACCTTATGTCAAGGAGATACTTTAGATATTAATATAAGATTAAACCATTTTGGATATGATTTTTTATGGTCAGATAATTCTTCTGATTCTATTCTTAGAGTAGCTGAATCAGGAGATTATTGGGTGAAGGTTATGGATACTTTAGGCTGTTTTCAATATTCAGATACTTTAACAATATTGTTAGATTCATTCTCAACTCAAACTAGTTTAGGATTGGATAAAATAGTTTGTAAGTATGAAAATTTAGGATTGGAAATAGATAATGGTGGAATTAATTATTTATGGAGTACTTCAGATACATCTTATCAAATAAAAGTTGATACATCTGGTTTATATTGGGTTCAAGTCAGAAATATTTTAGGTTGTATTGCTAAGGATTCTATAAATATTATTGTTAATGGAATTGCACCAACAGTTCTTTTTACTACTAATGGAATTTGTGAAAATGCCCCTACAACTTTTAACAATAATTCGTTTACAAGTGATGGAAGCAATATAATTGATTGGCATTGGGATTTTGGAGATGGAGATACTAGTAATATTCAATCCCCACAGAACAAATATGATACAGCTGGAGTATATAATGTTGTTCTCCAAGTTTTAACAGATTCTGGTTGTGTAAATAGCGTTCAACAGCAAATAACAATACACAAAAAGCCAACTGCTGGTTTTTTCCCAGCAAATGGACTTATTTGCTCAAATCAAAATGCAACATTTTCTAATAATTCTTTTTCTTCTGATGGAATAATTAATTCTTGGGATTGGGATTTTGGAGTTACAGGTTTATTAGATACTTCTTCATTAGAAAATGGGGTATATTCATTTCCTAATTCTGGAAGTTTTAATGTGCAATTAATATCTTTAACAGAATATGGATGCAGTGATACTGTTTCTCAATTTGTAAATGTTAAACAAACTCCAACAGCTTCTTTTTTAATTCAAGATAGTTGTGATAATAGTCCTGTAGGGTTTATAAATACTTCTGAAGGTAATTTGTTTTCAGTTTTTTGGGATTTTGGAGATTTTAATTCAAGCACATTGAATAACCCAAATCATATATATAATACTGCAGGTGTTTATAATACTAAATTAATAGTTAAAGATTTAAATGGCTGTTGGGATACGCTTGTTTCTCCAATTACAATAAATGAAAATCCTGAAGCAAATTTTATCAATGATGATTATTGTGTTTTATCAACCATACAACTTTATGATAGTAGTTCAACTAATTCTGGATTTATAGACCAATGGGAATGGAGTATTTTAAATACCGATTATAATTCAATAATACAAAATCCTCAATTCTTATTTAATACTTCTGATACTGGTGTTTTTAATCTGAAATTAAAAGTTGCAAATAGTTTTGGGTGTCTTGATTCAGTGACTAAGGTAATTTCAATTTATCCTTTACCAGTTCCAGAATTTACATTTTCTCCTCAAATTGGTTTACCTCCTTTAGAGGTTCATTTTACAAATAATTCAACTGGGGCTAATACTTATGAGTGGGATTTCGGCGATAATAATATTTCAACTAGTTTTGATCCAGTTTATACTTATACTGATTCTAATATTTTTGATGTAAAATTGACAGCAACCAGTTTGTATGGCTGTAAAGATAGTGTTGAAAATACGATACAAGTAATAAATCCAATTGTAGATGTGGCTGTTAGAGATGTTATTTATAGTCTGTTGCCAAATTCTGATTTAATGCGATTAACTGTTCAATTAGACAATGTTGGAGTTGTTTCTATTCAAACATTAGATTTAATGCTGTTCAACTCAAGTACAGGAAAAGTGTTAGAAAAATGGGAAGGTAATATTTTGCCAAATACACAAGAATTAGTTGAGCTATCATCAATTATTGAAGTTCCAAGAGGTGAAATTCCCGATGTCATATGTGTTGAAGCATTAATGCCGAACAATTCGATAGATGCTGATGACTCTAATAATGAGTTTTGTAAGTCGTTGCTTAAGTTTGATTTAATAAATATTTATCCCAACCCAACAATTAATGAGTTAAATATGGAATTAATTTTTCCTGAATCTAATCAACTTGAAATAACGTTGTTTAATGAGATTGGCAAAAAAGTTTCTATGCTTTATAATGGGATTACTGAAAAAGGTTTAAATAGGTATGGTTTTCTTCTTGGTTCTTATTCAAATGGAATCTATTTTGTAGAAATTAGGTTTAAAGATGAATCGATTAAAAAGAAAATCATGATTAATTAA